A part of Ziziphus jujuba cultivar Dongzao chromosome 8, ASM3175591v1 genomic DNA contains:
- the LOC107414374 gene encoding PTI1-like tyrosine-protein kinase At3g15890, translating into MKNKSSESIKNLITIKEKGQKKKVLVTDLGCLLTNILLHEQIAVKRLKTLSAKAEMEFAVEVEILGRVRHKNLLGLRGFYAGGDERLIVYDYMPNHSLITHLHGQLSADCLLDWPRRMNIIIGSAEGLAYLHHEANPHIIHRDIKASNVLLDTEFQAKVADFGFAKLIPEGVTHLTTRVKGTLGYLAPEYAMWGKVSESCDVYSFGILLLEIISGKKPIEKLPGGVKRDIVQWVTPYVQKGAFNHIADPRLKGKFDRDQLKSTVMLALKCTDGSPENRPSMFEVVAWLKNNGSVGKRKKDVSDLEEKAMVDEDEGKDKSDTGYEGFAVEQYGGKMIRAKSQRR; encoded by the exons atgaaaaacaaaTCCTCAGAatctattaaaaatttgattacaatcaaagaaaaaggccaaaaaaaaaaagttttagttaCCGATTTAGGCTGCTTATTGACCAATATATTATTGCATGAGCAGATAGCTGTAAAACGCCTGAAGACGCTGAGTGCAAAGGCAGAGATGGAATTTGCAGTGGAAGTGGAAATACTTGGGAGGGTTAGACATAAGAACTTGTTAGGCTTAAGGGGATTCTACGCCGGCGGCGATGAAAGGCTTATAGTTTATGATTATATGCCTAATCATAGCTTAATCACTCATTTGCACGGCCAACTCTCTGCGGATTGTCTTCTTGATTGGCCAAGAAGGATGAACATCATCATTGGATCAGCTGAAGGTTTAGC GTACTTGCACCACGAGGCCAATCCTCATATAATACACAGAGATATAAAAGCCAGTAACGTGCTTTTAGACACTGAGTTTCAAGCAAAAGTTGCTGATTTTGGATTTGCAAAACTAATTCCCGAAGGTGTTACCCATCTGACAACTAGAGTAAAAGGAACACTTGGGTATTTGGCACCGGAATATGCTATGTGGGGAAAAGTTTCTGAGAGCTGTGATGTATACAGCtttgggattttgctattggaaatAATTAGTGGTAAAAAACCCATAGAGAAACTACCCGGAGGAGTAAAACGTGACATTGTTCAATGGGTCACTCCCTATGTCCAAAAAGGTGCTTTTAATCACATAGCCGATCCGAGGTTGAAAGGTAAGTTTGACCGCGACCAGCTCAAATCCACAGTCATGCTTGCTTTGAAGTGTACAGATGGTAGTCCGGAGAATAGGCCTAGCATGTTTGAAGTGGTTGCTTGGCTTAAGAATAATGGAAGTgtagggaaaaggaaaaaagatgtTTCAGATTTGGAGGAAAAGGCCATGGTAGATGAAGACGAAGGGAAAGACAAAAGTGATACTGGCTATGAAGGATTTGCAGTGGAGCAGTACGGTGGGAAAATGATAAGGGCTAAATCACAAAGAAGatga